The following are from one region of the Sandaracinus amylolyticus genome:
- a CDS encoding SH3 domain-containing protein, with protein sequence MHAGHGVGPDRLDVRGMSTPSRDARLLAVVTSLTLACGCSGTAVEPPSATIEPERPAAAEAAEPPPSAPPPRATASTALEAMLVHHAAGDARPDAAALLVLQQAPLAAAQAVVLYAWDQSAFDRAALLARDPSIAPVLARLGAEVSLEAADGGELCRDRDTAVGELRCRIELSPTEALALRELCEVRSIGIAVVEEERPGVFAIARAQQLVAHACEPSARQSELSVSDLDGDGAPEIRAVVETIAPMPLHMPPEHPADLRVRSAFFLDARDLHLQLEVELEVDSWGSSCAESVLERRVQIRFAARDDGRLVPTVSGRERVEECPDDDDIADGAIERRVEANCRYVDQEDRWSCSPDVATALDDEVRIGGHSLRSSAERGWRRGELLGPGGAGARFPAMRAQIQRVLALEAEDAPRAPSGTVVCPVRVEDPAPPLHVRAERSSRSAIVGDLENGTVVAPRERRGSWVRIDAPVPGWVWSASLRDSCNRQRE encoded by the coding sequence GTGCACGCCGGGCACGGTGTCGGGCCGGATCGACTAGACGTTCGGGGCATGTCCACGCCCTCGCGAGACGCGCGCCTGCTCGCAGTGGTCACCTCGTTGACCCTGGCGTGCGGATGCTCCGGCACCGCGGTGGAGCCGCCGAGCGCCACGATCGAGCCGGAGCGCCCCGCCGCCGCCGAGGCCGCCGAGCCACCGCCGTCGGCACCCCCGCCGCGCGCGACCGCCTCGACCGCGCTCGAGGCGATGCTCGTCCACCACGCCGCGGGCGACGCGCGGCCCGACGCAGCGGCGCTCCTCGTGTTGCAGCAGGCGCCTCTCGCAGCGGCGCAGGCGGTCGTGCTCTACGCGTGGGACCAGAGCGCGTTCGACCGCGCTGCGCTCCTCGCGCGGGATCCTTCGATCGCGCCGGTGCTCGCGCGGCTGGGGGCGGAGGTCAGCCTCGAGGCGGCGGATGGTGGTGAGCTCTGCCGGGACCGCGACACGGCGGTGGGCGAGCTCCGCTGTCGGATCGAGCTCTCGCCGACCGAGGCGCTCGCGCTGCGCGAGCTGTGCGAGGTGAGGAGCATCGGGATCGCCGTCGTCGAGGAGGAGCGCCCCGGCGTCTTCGCGATCGCGCGCGCGCAGCAGCTCGTCGCGCACGCGTGTGAGCCCAGCGCGCGGCAGAGCGAGCTCTCGGTGTCCGACCTCGACGGGGACGGCGCGCCCGAGATCCGCGCGGTCGTCGAGACGATTGCCCCGATGCCGCTCCACATGCCGCCCGAGCACCCCGCCGACCTGCGGGTGCGGTCGGCGTTCTTCCTCGATGCTCGCGATCTCCATCTCCAGCTCGAGGTCGAGCTCGAGGTCGACAGCTGGGGGAGCTCCTGCGCCGAGAGCGTGCTCGAACGTCGGGTGCAGATCCGCTTCGCGGCGCGCGACGACGGGCGCCTGGTTCCGACGGTGAGCGGCCGTGAGCGCGTCGAGGAGTGCCCCGACGACGACGACATCGCCGACGGAGCGATCGAGAGGCGTGTCGAGGCGAATTGCCGGTACGTCGACCAGGAGGATCGCTGGAGCTGCTCCCCCGACGTCGCGACGGCGCTGGACGACGAGGTGCGCATCGGCGGGCACTCCCTGCGATCGAGCGCCGAGCGCGGCTGGCGTCGCGGTGAGCTCCTCGGCCCGGGCGGCGCCGGCGCTCGATTTCCCGCGATGCGCGCGCAGATCCAGCGCGTTCTCGCGCTGGAGGCGGAGGATGCGCCTCGAGCGCCGAGCGGCACCGTCGTCTGCCCGGTCCGCGTCGAGGATCCCGCCCCGCCGCTGCACGTGCGCGCCGAGCGCTCGTCGCGCTCCGCGATCGTCGGCGACCTCGAGAACGGAACCGTCGTGGCTCCGCGCGAGCGACGCGGGAGCTGGGTGC